A genomic region of Leptotrichia hofstadii contains the following coding sequences:
- a CDS encoding NUDIX domain-containing protein: protein MKIENINFLKKHLQNLAEYEPELKIKIEKISEILSQTKIEDFRNRKSKVHLSASAVVFKNDKCYFIKHPYLKTILLPAGHVENGEMPIDTAIREFVEETGFFAKIDENMQNIGLIDVNMIEIPENPVKSEGEHIHIDFRYKLVLDEEREGQKEAELEWFLLEKREVDSEFNKYYKYLE, encoded by the coding sequence TTGAAAATAGAAAATATAAATTTTTTGAAAAAACATTTACAAAATTTAGCAGAATACGAGCCTGAATTGAAAATAAAAATAGAAAAAATTTCGGAAATATTATCACAAACGAAAATAGAGGATTTTAGGAATAGAAAGTCAAAAGTTCATTTATCAGCGAGTGCTGTAGTTTTTAAGAATGATAAATGTTATTTTATAAAACATCCATATTTAAAAACTATTTTACTGCCAGCAGGACATGTAGAAAATGGTGAAATGCCTATAGATACTGCTATTCGTGAATTTGTAGAAGAAACTGGTTTTTTTGCAAAAATTGATGAAAATATGCAAAATATAGGATTGATAGATGTGAATATGATTGAGATTCCTGAGAATCCTGTGAAAAGTGAAGGGGAGCATATTCATATTGATTTTCGGTATAAACTTGTTTTGGATGAAGAGAGAGAAGGGCAAAAAGAGGCTGAATTGGAGTGGTTTTTATTGGAAAAAAGGGAAGTTGATAGTGAATTTAATAAATATTATAAATATTTGGAATAA
- a CDS encoding ATP phosphoribosyltransferase regulatory subunit, with product MKNYIKNMSKKDLVLLNIRKIYDSYGYKKISLPSFEEYDLYNENKDFIDRNVLTVMSPNGKLLALRPDITLSVAKKVSKDQSLKYSKIYYQENTYNLTKYVGYEEDEQLGIELIGKESTFLDFEIINLAVKSLNIINKKSMIVLSHAGFISSIFENFDLEYEIKEQIFDCINRKNSHDIQKTLENNKHISENVKKLIYKIPELSGNLENIEKELLKYEINVNTKKILSELKQLNSLLMKFYKKSKIIFDFSVVKNLNYYNGIILQGYIEGFPNVILTGGRYDKLFEKFGVDTGAVGFAILTDGLKGYYKDTDKKDFEVLIAYDNSDFEKLVEIVNDFQKKGLRVRTENIENLGESDFEIFNFDEKYIFQNGELKKEE from the coding sequence ATGAAAAATTATATAAAAAATATGAGTAAAAAAGATTTAGTGTTACTAAATATACGGAAAATATATGATTCGTATGGATATAAAAAGATTTCTCTTCCGAGTTTCGAGGAATATGATTTGTATAATGAAAATAAGGATTTTATTGATAGAAATGTATTGACTGTTATGAGTCCGAATGGAAAATTGTTAGCGTTGAGGCCCGATATTACGTTGTCGGTTGCTAAAAAGGTGTCTAAAGATCAGTCTTTGAAATACAGTAAAATTTATTATCAGGAAAATACTTACAATCTAACAAAATATGTTGGTTACGAAGAGGATGAACAGCTGGGGATTGAATTAATTGGGAAAGAATCGACGTTTTTGGATTTTGAGATTATTAATCTTGCGGTAAAAAGTTTGAATATTATAAATAAAAAGAGTATGATTGTTTTGTCGCATGCAGGGTTTATTTCTTCGATTTTTGAAAATTTTGATTTAGAATACGAGATAAAGGAGCAAATATTTGATTGCATAAATAGAAAAAATAGCCACGATATACAGAAAACACTGGAAAATAACAAGCATATTTCAGAAAATGTGAAAAAATTAATTTATAAAATTCCTGAATTGTCGGGGAATTTGGAAAATATTGAAAAGGAACTTTTAAAATATGAAATAAATGTCAATACGAAAAAAATATTATCTGAACTTAAACAGCTAAACAGTTTATTGATGAAATTTTACAAGAAATCAAAAATTATATTTGACTTTTCTGTTGTAAAAAATTTGAATTATTACAACGGAATTATTTTGCAAGGGTATATCGAAGGCTTTCCAAACGTAATTTTAACTGGTGGCAGATACGACAAATTGTTTGAAAAATTTGGGGTTGATACTGGAGCGGTTGGATTTGCGATTTTGACTGATGGATTGAAGGGGTATTATAAGGATACTGATAAAAAGGATTTTGAGGTTTTGATTGCTTATGATAACAGCGATTTTGAAAAATTGGTGGAAATTGTGAATGATTTTCAGAAAAAGGGGCTTAGAGTAAGGACGGAAAATATTGAGAATTTAGGTGAAAGTGATTTTGAAATTTTTAATTTTGATGAGAAATATATTTTTCAAAACGGGGAATTGAAAAAGGAGGAATAG
- the hisG gene encoding ATP phosphoribosyltransferase, with product MINIALPKGRLGNKVYNLFEQIGYESSEMKEDNRKLIFENKEKNIRFLLVKPSDVGVYVEKGSADIGVVGRDILLEENPDVYELMDLGFGKCRFSIAGPMDFKENFDRPLVVATKYLNVAKKYFDSINRDVELIKLNGSIEIAPILGLSDVIMDIVETGTTLKENNLKILTNIEDISARFVANKSSYRFKNKKIKEIVNKIKEIL from the coding sequence ATGATAAATATAGCTCTTCCTAAAGGGAGATTAGGAAATAAAGTGTATAATTTATTTGAGCAAATAGGTTATGAAAGTTCGGAAATGAAGGAAGATAACAGGAAATTGATTTTTGAGAATAAGGAAAAAAATATTAGATTTCTTTTGGTGAAACCGTCGGATGTAGGGGTTTATGTGGAAAAGGGAAGTGCGGATATTGGAGTTGTAGGAAGGGATATACTGCTTGAAGAAAATCCTGATGTGTATGAATTAATGGACTTGGGATTTGGGAAATGCAGGTTTTCGATTGCAGGACCGATGGATTTTAAGGAAAATTTTGACAGGCCTCTTGTGGTTGCAACAAAGTATCTTAATGTGGCTAAAAAATACTTTGACTCAATTAATAGGGATGTGGAGCTTATAAAATTAAATGGTTCTATTGAAATAGCACCGATTTTGGGACTTTCGGATGTGATAATGGATATAGTTGAAACTGGGACAACTTTGAAGGAAAATAATTTGAAGATTCTTACAAACATCGAAGATATAAGTGCCAGATTTGTTGCCAATAAGTCAAGTTACAGATTTAAGAATAAAAAAATCAAGGAAATCGTTAACAAGATAAAAGAAATTTTGTAA
- the hisD gene encoding histidinol dehydrogenase, producing MIKTIKYSKNVDLEKELARSQFSYDDVNETVESILKDVKARGDKALIEYTEKFDGVKLENLEVTQEEIQKAFDTIDKELMEVIQYSHDNIKKFHEKQVRNDFLIRQENGVILGQVVNPIEKVGLYVPGGTAAYPSTVLMNAVPAKIAGCDEIIMVTPPTADGTILSSILVAAKISGVDRIFKVGGAQSIAALSYGTETIPKVYKIGGPGNIYVAMAKKMVYGEVSIDMIAGPSEVLIIADESADPVHTAADLLSQAEHDKLAACILVTTSEKLANEVTKELEKQLKELPREEIARASIETQGRIVIVDNMDDAVFVSDYVAPEHLELAVDNPFELLPRIKNAGSIFMGHNTPEPIGDYLAGPNHTLPTSGTAKFSSPLSVDDFVKKSSFIYYSKQGLEEVKDKVIKFAENEGLTAHARSVSKRFEK from the coding sequence ATGATTAAGACGATAAAGTATTCAAAAAATGTTGATTTGGAAAAGGAGCTTGCTAGAAGCCAGTTTTCGTACGATGATGTAAATGAAACTGTGGAAAGCATTCTGAAAGATGTTAAAGCTAGAGGAGATAAGGCTTTGATAGAATATACTGAAAAATTTGATGGTGTAAAACTGGAAAATCTGGAAGTTACACAGGAGGAAATTCAAAAAGCCTTTGACACAATTGACAAGGAATTAATGGAAGTTATTCAGTATTCACACGACAACATCAAGAAATTTCACGAAAAGCAAGTTAGGAATGATTTTTTAATAAGACAGGAAAATGGCGTAATTTTGGGGCAAGTAGTTAATCCGATTGAAAAAGTTGGACTTTATGTACCTGGCGGAACAGCGGCTTACCCTTCGACTGTGCTTATGAATGCAGTTCCAGCTAAAATTGCTGGATGTGATGAAATTATAATGGTAACACCTCCAACTGCAGATGGAACAATTTTATCCTCTATTCTTGTTGCGGCAAAAATTTCTGGAGTTGACAGAATCTTTAAAGTGGGTGGAGCTCAGTCAATAGCTGCCCTTAGTTATGGTACGGAAACTATTCCAAAAGTATATAAAATTGGCGGGCCAGGAAATATTTACGTTGCAATGGCTAAAAAAATGGTTTATGGGGAAGTTTCGATTGACATGATAGCAGGACCAAGCGAAGTGCTTATAATAGCTGATGAAAGTGCAGACCCAGTTCATACAGCGGCAGATTTATTGTCACAGGCGGAACACGACAAACTGGCAGCCTGCATATTAGTTACGACTTCTGAAAAGTTGGCAAATGAAGTTACTAAGGAATTGGAAAAGCAGTTAAAGGAATTGCCAAGAGAGGAAATTGCAAGGGCATCGATTGAAACTCAAGGAAGAATAGTTATTGTAGACAATATGGATGATGCTGTCTTTGTAAGCGATTATGTTGCACCGGAACATTTGGAACTGGCAGTAGACAATCCATTTGAATTATTGCCAAGAATAAAAAATGCAGGATCAATATTTATGGGACACAACACGCCTGAACCAATTGGAGATTATCTAGCAGGCCCAAATCACACATTGCCGACAAGCGGTACTGCCAAATTCTCTTCTCCGCTCTCAGTAGACGATTTCGTTAAAAAATCTTCGTTTATTTACTATTCAAAACAAGGACTTGAAGAAGTTAAGGATAAAGTAATTAAATTTGCTGAAAATGAAGGGCTTACAGCACATGCTCGTTCAGTTTCTAAAAGATTTGAGAAATAA
- a CDS encoding ATP-binding protein: MVKRTEYLKKLKKIKDMQIIKVITGVRRCGKSTLLSQFRNFLIESGVLEEQIISINFEDLKFEDLKDYKLLYQYINERLVPNKKNYIFIDEIQEVENFQRAVDSLFIKDNTDIYITGSNAMMLSGELATLLSGRYIEISILPLSFSEYLKLDETQDMRQAWNKYFENGGFPYATQINDDDIRKDYLMGIYNTVLLKDIVARNKVQDITLLESVVKFLFENIGNIVSPKKIADTLVSYGRKTTSSTVENYIEALKSSFILYKTGRYDIKGKQHLKSLEKYYIVDIGLRKLLINKKHSDIGHILENIVYLELIRRGYTVYIGKIGDLEIDFIAERNNEREYYQVSATILDENTFKREITPLKKVKDNFQKFIISMDEMNLSEDGIKHINILDFLQNTEQNY, encoded by the coding sequence ATGGTTAAAAGAACTGAATACTTGAAAAAATTGAAAAAAATAAAAGATATGCAGATAATAAAGGTTATCACAGGCGTTAGGCGGTGCGGAAAATCTACATTGCTATCTCAATTTAGAAATTTTTTAATAGAATCTGGTGTATTGGAAGAACAGATAATTTCCATAAATTTTGAGGATTTAAAGTTTGAAGATTTAAAAGATTATAAATTATTGTATCAATATATAAACGAAAGACTTGTGCCTAATAAAAAAAATTATATATTTATTGATGAAATTCAGGAAGTTGAGAATTTTCAAAGGGCAGTGGATTCTTTATTTATAAAGGATAACACAGATATTTATATAACAGGCTCCAATGCGATGATGTTATCAGGCGAATTGGCAACACTGCTTTCGGGCAGATATATTGAAATATCCATATTGCCCTTATCTTTTTCTGAATATCTTAAATTGGATGAAACACAGGATATGAGACAGGCTTGGAATAAATATTTTGAAAATGGCGGATTTCCTTATGCGACACAAATAAATGATGATGATATAAGAAAAGACTATTTAATGGGAATATACAACACAGTTTTGCTAAAAGATATAGTTGCAAGAAATAAAGTACAGGACATTACTTTGCTTGAATCTGTAGTAAAATTTCTATTTGAAAACATTGGAAATATTGTTTCGCCTAAAAAAATAGCTGATACACTTGTTTCTTATGGCAGAAAAACTACATCGTCTACTGTTGAAAATTATATAGAAGCCTTGAAATCGTCGTTTATATTGTACAAAACTGGACGTTATGACATAAAAGGAAAACAGCATTTAAAGTCGCTGGAGAAATATTACATAGTTGACATAGGACTAAGAAAATTGCTTATAAATAAAAAACATAGCGATATTGGGCATATTTTGGAAAATATAGTTTATTTGGAATTAATTAGACGTGGATATACTGTGTATATTGGTAAAATTGGAGATTTGGAAATAGATTTTATAGCAGAACGAAATAATGAAAGAGAATATTATCAAGTGTCAGCAACGATACTTGATGAAAATACATTCAAGAGAGAGATAACGCCATTAAAGAAAGTTAAGGATAATTTTCAGAAGTTTATAATTTCGATGGATGAAATGAATCTGAGCGAAGATGGAATAAAGCATATAAATATTTTAGATTTTTTGCAAAATACAGAACAAAACTACTAA